The following coding sequences lie in one Polynucleobacter necessarius genomic window:
- a CDS encoding argininosuccinate synthase produces the protein MSDIKKAVLAYSGGLDTSGILKWLQDTYGCEIITFTADLGQGEELEPARAKALQFGIKPENIFIDDLREEFVRDFVFPMFRANTIYEGEYLLGTSIARPLVAKRQIEIARLTGADSVSHGATGKGNDQVRFELGYYALEPGIKVIAPWREWDLLSREKLMAYAEKHGIPVEMKHKQGGSPYSMDANLLHISYEGRHLENPNAEAEESMWRWTVSPEKAPDVPEIIEIEFKVGDPVAINGKTYKPHELLAELNRIGGAHGIGRLDLVENRFVGMKSRGCYETPGGTILLKAHRGIESITLDREVAHLKDDLMPRYASLIYNGLWWAPERVALQTLIDHTQQAVNGVVRLKLYKGSVSVISRDSANTLFDQNIATFDDDGGAYNQADAGGFIKLNALRMRIAETARRKRAKK, from the coding sequence ATGTCTGATATTAAAAAAGCAGTCTTAGCGTATTCCGGTGGTCTAGATACAAGCGGCATCTTGAAATGGCTTCAAGATACTTATGGCTGTGAAATCATCACGTTTACTGCTGATTTGGGTCAAGGCGAAGAGCTGGAGCCAGCACGAGCTAAGGCTTTGCAATTTGGCATCAAGCCAGAAAATATTTTTATCGACGACTTACGTGAAGAGTTTGTGCGCGATTTTGTATTTCCAATGTTCCGTGCAAATACGATTTATGAGGGCGAGTACCTATTAGGTACATCCATTGCACGTCCATTAGTTGCAAAACGTCAAATTGAAATCGCTCGCTTAACTGGTGCGGATTCTGTATCACATGGCGCCACTGGCAAAGGTAATGACCAGGTGCGCTTTGAGTTGGGTTATTACGCTTTAGAGCCAGGAATCAAAGTCATTGCCCCTTGGCGCGAATGGGATCTTCTCTCACGCGAGAAATTGATGGCTTACGCAGAGAAGCATGGTATTCCAGTTGAAATGAAGCATAAGCAAGGTGGCTCACCATACTCAATGGATGCCAACCTCTTGCATATTAGTTATGAGGGCCGTCATTTAGAAAACCCGAATGCAGAAGCTGAAGAATCGATGTGGCGTTGGACAGTTTCTCCCGAGAAGGCGCCAGATGTCCCTGAAATTATTGAGATTGAATTTAAGGTTGGTGATCCTGTTGCTATTAACGGTAAGACCTACAAACCTCATGAGTTGCTCGCTGAATTAAATCGCATTGGTGGCGCGCATGGCATTGGCCGTCTCGACCTGGTAGAAAATCGTTTTGTAGGAATGAAGAGTCGTGGTTGTTATGAAACCCCTGGCGGCACAATTCTTTTGAAGGCGCACCGTGGTATCGAGAGTATTACTTTGGATCGCGAAGTGGCTCACCTGAAAGATGATTTGATGCCACGCTACGCAAGCTTGATTTATAACGGATTATGGTGGGCGCCAGAGCGCGTTGCCCTACAAACCCTGATCGATCATACGCAACAAGCTGTTAATGGTGTTGTCCGTCTGAAACTCTATAAAGGCTCTGTATCTGTGATTTCACGTGATTCAGCCAATACTTTGTTTGATCAAAATATTGCAACCTTTGATGATGATGGCGGTGCTTACAACCAAGCAGATGCTGGTGGCTTTATCAAACTCAATGCTTTGCGTATGCGCATTGCTGAAACAGCAAGACGTAAGCGCGCCAAGAAATAA
- a CDS encoding cold-shock protein, with the protein MATGIVKWFNDAKGFGFIKPDDGEEELFAHFSAITMPGFKTLKENQKVTFDITQGPKGKQATNIQAA; encoded by the coding sequence ATGGCGACCGGAATTGTTAAGTGGTTCAATGATGCAAAAGGTTTTGGCTTTATCAAACCTGATGATGGTGAAGAAGAGTTGTTCGCGCATTTCAGCGCAATTACTATGCCTGGGTTCAAAACCCTTAAGGAAAACCAAAAAGTAACGTTTGACATTACCCAGGGCCCTAAAGGCAAGCAAGCTACCAATATCCAAGCGGCTTAA
- a CDS encoding AI-2E family transporter has protein sequence MAEIFTPFLTAFILAYALRPVCLWLEQRRVPQALAAAISMLVGITLLLGILSLLISLLRYEIPLIKAQLPDWIANTQAWLGPKLSEFHIDVDWGTLKASATQKITEHINDNADSLMSSTISTVLMSGSSVIAGFVNAVLIIFVMFYLLMDWNHFFSLVKSLVPVRAQETVHHLAMHTDGLLSQYLRGMLIVISIMAIYYSAGLSLIGVKGAAALGVFTALMIVIPYIGITLGLTLATVSALLQFGPGGEIIMVLILFGIGQFLEGFFLTPRLVGERIGLHPVAVLFALLLFGKLFGFFGVLLALPISAVSLVLVKYLWSVYTQSSWYQK, from the coding sequence ATGGCCGAAATTTTTACCCCTTTTCTCACCGCATTCATTCTGGCGTATGCCCTACGCCCTGTTTGCTTATGGCTTGAGCAGCGCCGCGTACCCCAAGCGCTTGCCGCAGCCATATCCATGCTTGTCGGCATTACCCTCTTATTAGGCATCCTCAGCCTGCTAATTAGCCTTCTTAGGTATGAGATCCCCCTCATTAAAGCCCAACTTCCTGATTGGATTGCGAATACTCAGGCCTGGCTAGGCCCAAAACTCAGTGAATTTCACATTGATGTTGATTGGGGCACCCTCAAAGCAAGCGCTACCCAAAAAATTACTGAGCATATTAATGACAACGCTGACAGTTTGATGTCTTCAACCATCAGCACTGTTTTGATGTCTGGTAGTTCTGTGATCGCTGGATTTGTTAATGCGGTGCTGATTATTTTTGTGATGTTTTATTTATTGATGGACTGGAATCATTTTTTTAGCTTAGTAAAAAGTCTTGTTCCTGTTCGCGCCCAAGAAACTGTTCATCACTTGGCGATGCATACCGATGGATTGCTTTCACAATACTTACGCGGCATGTTGATTGTGATCTCAATCATGGCAATCTATTACAGCGCTGGATTAAGTTTGATTGGTGTCAAAGGTGCTGCAGCACTTGGTGTCTTCACTGCTCTCATGATTGTGATTCCCTATATTGGTATTACCTTAGGTCTTACGCTAGCCACCGTATCAGCACTTCTTCAATTTGGCCCAGGCGGCGAAATTATTATGGTTCTGATTTTGTTTGGTATTGGACAATTCCTAGAGGGCTTCTTCTTAACACCTCGTCTTGTCGGTGAGCGTATCGGTTTACATCCGGTTGCAGTCTTGTTTGCTTTGCTTTTATTCGGCAAGTTGTTTGGCTTCTTCGGCGTCTTACTAGCACTGCCAATTAGTGCAGTGAGCCTAGTGCTAGTTAAGTATCTCTGGTCAGTCTATACACAAAGCTCTTGGTATCAAAAATAA
- the rpsT gene encoding 30S ribosomal protein S20 yields the protein MANTAQARKRARQAVKQNEHNSSLRSKLRTSIKAVRKAIETGDKVAAAKVFAATQSTIDKIADKKIAHKNTAARQKSRLSAAIKAMA from the coding sequence ATGGCCAATACAGCACAAGCGCGTAAGCGTGCACGCCAAGCAGTAAAACAAAACGAACACAATTCCAGTTTGCGTTCAAAGCTTCGTACTTCCATCAAGGCAGTTCGCAAAGCGATTGAAACTGGTGATAAAGTTGCGGCAGCTAAAGTATTTGCAGCAACTCAATCAACAATCGACAAGATTGCTGATAAAAAGATCGCCCACAAAAATACTGCAGCTCGTCAGAAGTCACGTTTGTCTGCAGCTATCAAGGCGATGGCGTAA
- the miaA gene encoding tRNA (adenosine(37)-N6)-dimethylallyltransferase MiaA, giving the protein MPTEPYIQPKHTPNEAPILCIVGPTGAGKTHLAMSLAEYAKSIGLSIELISMDSALVYRGLDIGSAKPTKAEQAAVIHHLIDIIEPTEVYSAARFAKDAKRLCTEIRERGNIPVVVGGTMLYWRAWAYGLSSLPPANPEIRASLDEKGKLIGWPAMHDKLAKIDPETAARLKPNDSQRVQRALEVFEITGKPMSALLADSPSEDGREDSTIPPWINLVSLEPSDRKRLHLNLEKRFDEMLSAGFIDEVKTLRANTGLHADLPAIRSVGYRQAWEFLNGQIDADQMRYKALAATRQLGKRQLTWLRAIEGRKTFDPFNPEELKAALNYCKENFSR; this is encoded by the coding sequence ATGCCAACTGAACCCTACATTCAGCCAAAGCATACTCCAAACGAAGCCCCGATTCTTTGTATTGTTGGGCCTACAGGCGCAGGCAAGACTCATCTCGCCATGAGCTTGGCTGAGTACGCTAAATCTATTGGCTTATCCATTGAACTTATCAGCATGGATTCTGCATTGGTCTATCGCGGTTTAGATATTGGCAGCGCTAAACCTACAAAAGCAGAGCAAGCTGCTGTTATTCACCACTTGATAGACATTATTGAGCCTACTGAGGTGTATTCAGCAGCTCGGTTTGCCAAGGACGCAAAACGACTTTGTACAGAGATTCGCGAACGAGGCAATATTCCAGTCGTCGTCGGCGGAACCATGTTGTACTGGCGTGCATGGGCGTATGGACTCTCTTCATTACCCCCAGCAAATCCAGAAATACGGGCTAGCTTAGATGAGAAAGGTAAATTAATTGGCTGGCCAGCGATGCACGATAAGCTCGCCAAGATTGATCCGGAAACTGCTGCTCGTTTAAAGCCGAATGACTCACAACGAGTACAGCGTGCATTAGAAGTTTTTGAAATCACCGGCAAACCAATGTCCGCGCTCCTCGCCGACTCACCGAGCGAAGATGGTAGAGAAGATTCTACCATTCCACCGTGGATTAATTTAGTTTCTCTCGAGCCAAGCGATCGGAAGCGATTGCACCTCAATTTAGAAAAACGGTTTGATGAAATGCTCTCAGCAGGTTTTATCGATGAAGTCAAAACTCTGCGAGCCAACACTGGATTGCACGCTGACCTACCAGCGATTCGCTCGGTGGGTTATCGACAAGCTTGGGAATTCCTAAATGGACAAATAGACGCTGATCAAATGCGCTACAAAGCTTTAGCTGCAACCAGGCAGCTTGGCAAAAGACAATTGACATGGCTGCGCGCCATTGAGGGAAGAAAAACATTCGACCCGTTCAACCCTGAGGAGTTGAAGGCGGCCCTGAACTACTGCAAAGAAAACTTCAGCAGATAA
- the argF gene encoding ornithine carbamoyltransferase, with amino-acid sequence MTSLAKPQVPGQVKHYLQFSDLTREEYDYLLKRAAWLKAKFKSYETWHPLLDRTLAMIFEKHSTRTRLSFEAGIHQLGGHAVYLNTRDTQLGRGEPVEDAAQAISRMTDIIMIRTFGREIIERFASNSRVPVINGLTNEFHPCQVLADIFTLVEARGPIQGKTVAWVGDANNMAYTWLQAAECLDFQLRFSAPEGYQLDPARLTPEAAKHLTICADPKEACKGADLVTTDVWISMGYEAENTSRMNAFKDWMVDEELMSLAKPDALFMHCLPAHRGEEVSAGVIDGPQSIVWEEAENRLHVQKALMEYLLCGRLD; translated from the coding sequence ATGACATCTCTGGCAAAACCTCAAGTGCCCGGTCAGGTAAAGCACTACCTGCAGTTTTCTGACCTTACTCGTGAAGAGTATGACTATCTTCTAAAGCGCGCTGCATGGCTCAAGGCCAAATTCAAGAGCTATGAGACCTGGCATCCCTTGCTTGATCGAACATTGGCGATGATTTTTGAGAAGCATTCCACTCGCACTCGTTTGTCTTTTGAAGCGGGTATTCACCAGCTTGGCGGTCACGCCGTATACCTGAACACTCGGGACACCCAGTTGGGCCGTGGTGAGCCTGTGGAGGACGCTGCGCAAGCGATTTCTCGGATGACCGACATCATCATGATCCGCACCTTTGGTCGGGAGATTATTGAGCGCTTTGCTTCCAATTCGCGCGTTCCGGTCATTAATGGCCTAACGAATGAATTTCATCCTTGCCAGGTATTGGCAGATATTTTTACGCTTGTTGAGGCGCGTGGCCCCATCCAAGGAAAGACCGTGGCTTGGGTAGGTGATGCCAACAATATGGCCTACACCTGGCTGCAAGCGGCTGAATGTTTAGATTTTCAGTTGCGCTTCTCCGCACCTGAGGGATATCAGTTGGATCCAGCGCGTTTGACCCCAGAGGCGGCAAAACATCTAACGATTTGTGCTGACCCCAAAGAAGCATGCAAAGGCGCTGATTTAGTGACCACTGACGTCTGGATCAGTATGGGCTATGAAGCAGAAAATACCTCTCGTATGAATGCCTTTAAAGACTGGATGGTCGATGAGGAGTTGATGTCATTGGCTAAACCAGATGCTTTGTTTATGCATTGTTTGCCAGCACATCGTGGCGAAGAGGTTTCGGCTGGAGTCATCGATGGACCACAAAGCATTGTGTGGGAAGAGGCAGAAAATCGTTTGCATGTCCAAAAGGCGTTGATGGAGTATTTGCTTTGCGGTCGTTTGGATTAA
- the hda gene encoding DnaA regulatory inactivator Hda yields the protein MNTLPLPKQFALDISHSPTASLENYLPGKDLALISALKDIEQSWGTPTTEVSNNPLNQRWIYWWGPEGSGRTHLLDAIGNAAQLAGLKHVSLSSTEPASWVRLEENISAMAQSDTPSVITVDDVDHLDDRLIGSLFRILNVIQASKAIHIFMTGKEAPANLKLREDLRTRLGWGLVFQTQLLDDDEKIQALSEAAKARGLVLSPEVLPWLLNRFYRDMPSLMALIDALDAYSLETRRAVTLPLVRELLQPK from the coding sequence ATGAATACACTCCCGCTCCCTAAACAATTTGCGCTAGATATCAGCCACTCACCTACTGCTAGCTTAGAAAATTATCTGCCTGGAAAAGATCTCGCATTAATTTCAGCCTTAAAAGATATCGAGCAATCTTGGGGTACACCCACTACGGAAGTTTCTAACAACCCATTAAATCAGCGCTGGATTTACTGGTGGGGGCCCGAGGGTTCTGGGCGCACCCATTTACTCGATGCGATTGGAAACGCAGCTCAACTTGCGGGCTTAAAACACGTTTCCCTCAGTTCGACAGAGCCAGCTTCATGGGTTCGACTTGAAGAGAATATCAGCGCGATGGCGCAAAGTGATACCCCATCAGTCATCACCGTAGATGATGTAGATCATCTCGATGACCGGCTTATAGGATCACTATTTCGTATCCTCAACGTAATCCAAGCCAGCAAGGCAATTCATATTTTTATGACGGGCAAAGAAGCTCCTGCAAATTTAAAGCTTAGAGAAGACTTACGAACACGACTGGGCTGGGGTTTAGTCTTTCAGACGCAACTTCTGGATGATGATGAGAAAATACAGGCATTAAGCGAGGCAGCCAAAGCACGTGGGCTTGTTTTATCTCCTGAGGTCTTGCCATGGCTTTTAAATCGCTTTTACCGAGATATGCCGAGCTTAATGGCATTAATTGACGCATTAGATGCTTATTCACTAGAAACAAGACGTGCTGTAACCTTACCTCTAGTGCGCGAACTCTTACAGCCCAAATAA
- a CDS encoding DUF192 domain-containing protein, with amino-acid sequence MNMSIPYFRQLLLAPLFICSNFSWAQVNVGLPTIELKMGIYRIQAELADTPKAREVGLMNRTSMPTNSGMLFIFEQKAGHCFWMNNTKIPLSIAFIADDGKIVNIEEMQAETTNNHCPKAAVRYALEMNKQWFSERVIVPGTVITGLPKK; translated from the coding sequence ATGAATATGTCCATCCCCTATTTTCGCCAACTGCTGTTAGCACCCCTTTTCATTTGTTCAAACTTCTCATGGGCCCAGGTCAATGTTGGTCTACCCACCATTGAATTGAAAATGGGCATCTACCGCATACAAGCCGAGCTTGCTGATACGCCCAAAGCTAGAGAAGTCGGACTTATGAACCGCACCAGCATGCCCACAAATTCTGGAATGTTATTTATCTTTGAGCAAAAGGCGGGTCATTGCTTCTGGATGAACAACACAAAAATTCCACTCTCCATTGCATTCATTGCAGATGACGGCAAGATTGTGAACATAGAAGAGATGCAAGCAGAAACCACTAACAACCACTGCCCTAAAGCTGCAGTGCGTTATGCCCTCGAAATGAATAAACAATGGTTCTCAGAGAGGGTGATAGTTCCTGGAACGGTGATTACTGGATTACCAAAAAAATAA
- a CDS encoding HAD family hydrolase, protein MTQLALFDLDHTLLPCDSDYEWGQFLARIGVVDSEYYARQNERFYQDYKEGKLDIHEFLRFALKPLSEHSRAQLKEWHDTFMKEVIHGQLRQEAVDLVKRHQDAGDLCCVITATNSFVTHPIVESFGIERLIATEPATIENQPLANYSGEVKGIPNFREGKIQNLHDWLASQKLSLDTLPYSYFYSDSMNDLPLLEKVSHPVATNPDDRLRNEANKRNWPILELFA, encoded by the coding sequence GTGACTCAGCTAGCCCTTTTCGATTTAGACCACACTCTTTTACCTTGCGATAGTGATTACGAATGGGGTCAATTTTTGGCTCGCATCGGCGTTGTTGATAGCGAATACTATGCTCGCCAAAATGAACGTTTTTATCAGGACTATAAAGAGGGGAAGCTGGATATTCATGAATTTCTACGCTTTGCTTTGAAGCCGCTTTCTGAACACTCCCGGGCACAGCTAAAAGAGTGGCACGATACTTTTATGAAGGAGGTAATTCATGGTCAACTTCGCCAAGAAGCCGTTGATCTTGTAAAGCGGCATCAAGATGCGGGTGATCTTTGTTGTGTAATTACAGCTACTAATAGCTTTGTCACTCACCCAATTGTTGAAAGTTTTGGTATTGAACGTCTGATTGCCACAGAGCCGGCCACTATAGAAAATCAGCCTTTAGCCAACTACAGCGGGGAAGTTAAAGGCATCCCTAATTTTCGCGAAGGCAAGATACAAAATCTTCACGATTGGTTAGCCTCTCAAAAATTATCATTAGATACTTTGCCATACAGTTATTTTTATTCTGATTCCATGAACGACCTTCCCTTGTTGGAAAAGGTCAGTCATCCTGTTGCCACAAATCCAGATGATCGTCTTCGCAATGAGGCGAATAAGCGTAACTGGCCTATTCTTGAATTGTTCGCATGA
- a CDS encoding pyrimidine/purine nucleoside phosphorylase, translated as MLPSTLRFDLSTKEVMEVVDGSAFVSVNGAPEQEFKVGQSWEVEKGGYFIIRAEQPVHYVCHFE; from the coding sequence TTGCTGCCAAGTACTCTGCGTTTTGATTTGAGCACTAAGGAGGTGATGGAAGTAGTTGATGGATCTGCTTTCGTTAGCGTCAATGGTGCTCCTGAGCAAGAGTTCAAAGTTGGTCAAAGCTGGGAAGTGGAAAAGGGTGGTTACTTCATTATTCGTGCCGAGCAACCAGTACATTATGTTTGCCATTTTGAGTAA
- the murJ gene encoding murein biosynthesis integral membrane protein MurJ — translation MNLLSATAKVSSLTMLSRITGLLRETLIARSFGASEWTDAFNVAFRLPNLLRRLFAEGAFSQAFVPILGEISSNGDQKQAQILVNAVSTLLFWALLITVLAGVIGAPVLILAIATGFKGGPAYEASVVMTRIMFPYIGLISLVSLSAGILNTFQHFAIPAFTPVLLNLALIGSALFLAPHLEQPIYALSIGVLLGGVLQLAIQIPALSRIGLLPHIGLLPSAIKAAVNNPDARRVLRLMGPAVFAVSVAQISLIINTNIASRLQAGSVSWLSYADRLMEFPTALLGVALGTVLLPSLSKANAKNDLVHAGELLIWGLQLTFLLAAPCALALFIFGEPLAAVLYHYGKFNALDVLMAQRALAAYGVGLIGLILVKILAPGFYSRQDIRTPVKIGLLVLVATQLANLIFVPWLGHAGLALSVGTGACLNAALLWIGLHRRGALPNSGWIKYLGQLLLALIPFTAVLFYAATAHNWIALQAEPWLRIGLVAAWLGIAAIVYFASLGLVGIRWQKFLRHAK, via the coding sequence ATGAACCTGCTTTCTGCCACTGCCAAGGTTAGCTCCCTAACCATGCTGTCCCGTATTACAGGCCTGCTCCGGGAGACCCTGATTGCCCGTAGTTTCGGGGCTTCCGAGTGGACGGACGCCTTTAATGTGGCTTTTAGACTACCAAATTTACTGCGTCGACTATTCGCAGAGGGGGCCTTTTCTCAGGCTTTTGTACCCATTTTGGGCGAAATCTCGAGCAATGGGGATCAAAAACAGGCCCAAATCCTCGTCAACGCCGTTTCAACCCTCTTATTTTGGGCTTTACTCATCACGGTATTGGCTGGCGTTATTGGTGCCCCAGTACTGATCTTAGCGATTGCAACCGGCTTTAAAGGGGGCCCAGCATACGAGGCCAGCGTGGTCATGACTCGCATCATGTTCCCTTATATAGGCTTAATTTCCTTGGTTTCGCTCTCAGCAGGGATTCTGAACACATTTCAGCACTTTGCCATTCCAGCCTTCACCCCAGTTCTGCTGAATTTAGCTCTCATTGGCAGCGCTCTATTTTTAGCGCCTCATCTTGAGCAACCCATTTATGCCTTGAGTATTGGAGTCCTTCTTGGTGGCGTATTGCAATTAGCCATTCAAATCCCGGCTTTATCGCGGATTGGTTTGCTACCACACATTGGCTTATTGCCTAGCGCAATTAAAGCTGCTGTCAACAATCCAGATGCAAGACGCGTATTGCGATTAATGGGCCCCGCTGTATTTGCGGTGTCAGTCGCTCAAATCTCGCTGATCATTAATACCAATATTGCTTCACGCCTTCAAGCGGGTAGTGTTTCTTGGCTATCTTATGCAGATCGCTTAATGGAGTTTCCAACAGCGCTTTTAGGGGTTGCGTTAGGCACTGTACTTTTGCCCAGCCTAAGTAAAGCCAACGCCAAGAATGATTTAGTACATGCTGGTGAATTGCTCATATGGGGCTTACAGCTCACCTTTTTATTGGCCGCACCTTGTGCGCTCGCACTCTTCATTTTTGGCGAACCGCTGGCGGCTGTTTTGTATCACTACGGTAAATTCAATGCACTGGATGTCTTAATGGCACAACGTGCATTGGCGGCTTATGGTGTTGGGTTAATTGGCTTAATTCTTGTAAAGATTTTGGCGCCAGGCTTTTATTCCCGTCAAGATATTCGCACTCCGGTCAAGATTGGTTTGCTCGTATTAGTAGCCACACAGTTGGCTAATCTCATCTTTGTTCCTTGGCTTGGTCATGCTGGACTTGCGCTGTCTGTGGGCACTGGCGCCTGCCTCAACGCAGCATTGTTATGGATAGGCCTACATCGGCGCGGAGCGCTACCCAACTCCGGCTGGATAAAGTACTTGGGTCAATTGCTTCTGGCCCTCATTCCTTTCACGGCAGTCCTATTTTATGCGGCTACTGCACATAATTGGATTGCCTTACAGGCTGAACCTTGGCTTCGTATAGGGCTTGTAGCAGCGTGGTTAGGCATCGCTGCTATTGTTTACTTTGCATCCCTGGGTTTGGTTGGAATTCGCTGGCAAAAATTCTTGCGTCATGCAAAATAG
- the purM gene encoding phosphoribosylformylglycinamidine cyclo-ligase, translating to MTSSTNSSSKGLSYRDAGVDIDAGDDLVDRIKPLAKKTMREGVLAGIGGFGALFEVPKRYKEPVLVSGTDGVGTKLRLAFEWNRHETIGQDLVAMSVNDILVQGAEPLFFLDYFACGKLTVDTAATVVGGIAKGCELSGCALIGGEAAEMPGMYPPGEYDLAGFAVGAVEKSKIIAGATIVPGDVVLAIGSSGAHSNGYSLVRKIIERAGAKPSDDLGGRSLGDVVMAPTEIYVKPLLKLISEINVKGMAHITGGGLVDNVPRVLPANTQAVLHRDSWQMPELFRWLQMKGGVADVEMVRVFNCGIGMVVIVAPNEMDAAIQSLTAQGLKAWTVGEVVERPKDAPQTIVI from the coding sequence ATGACTTCATCTACTAATTCTTCCTCAAAAGGCCTTTCCTACCGTGACGCTGGCGTTGATATCGACGCTGGGGACGATTTGGTTGATCGTATTAAGCCGCTAGCTAAGAAAACCATGCGCGAGGGCGTTTTGGCTGGGATTGGTGGCTTTGGTGCCCTTTTTGAGGTGCCTAAGCGCTACAAAGAGCCGGTATTGGTATCAGGCACCGATGGAGTGGGTACCAAGCTCCGATTGGCTTTTGAATGGAATCGCCATGAAACCATCGGCCAAGACTTGGTGGCAATGAGCGTCAATGACATCCTAGTGCAGGGCGCGGAACCCCTCTTTTTCCTAGATTACTTTGCTTGCGGCAAGTTGACTGTGGATACGGCGGCAACGGTCGTTGGTGGTATTGCCAAAGGATGTGAGCTATCTGGCTGTGCATTGATTGGTGGCGAGGCAGCAGAAATGCCCGGCATGTACCCACCAGGTGAATATGATTTGGCTGGTTTTGCAGTGGGCGCTGTTGAAAAATCTAAAATCATTGCCGGAGCGACGATAGTTCCTGGTGATGTAGTGTTGGCCATCGGCTCTAGTGGCGCACACTCCAATGGTTATTCATTGGTGCGCAAGATTATTGAGCGAGCGGGTGCAAAGCCAAGTGATGATTTAGGGGGCCGTTCATTGGGCGACGTCGTGATGGCGCCAACCGAAATTTACGTGAAGCCACTTCTCAAATTGATTTCTGAAATCAATGTAAAAGGTATGGCGCATATTACTGGCGGTGGTTTGGTAGATAACGTGCCCCGTGTGCTTCCAGCAAATACGCAAGCAGTTTTGCATCGCGATAGCTGGCAAATGCCAGAACTCTTCCGTTGGTTGCAAATGAAGGGTGGCGTAGCAGATGTTGAAATGGTGCGTGTATTTAACTGCGGCATTGGGATGGTTGTCATTGTGGCGCCTAATGAAATGGACGCTGCAATCCAATCATTAACCGCTCAAGGTCTCAAAGCGTGGACGGTTGGGGAAGTGGTTGAGCGTCCGAAAGACGCACCTCAAACTATCGTAATTTAA
- the clpS gene encoding ATP-dependent Clp protease adapter ClpS encodes MFLMSRKPKNPATGISSNPYAEDTILLEKQVEQVKAPSMYKVLLLNDDHTPMEFVVMVIQEYFDKDHETATRIMLQVHLVGKGVCGIFTRDVAATKVHQVIELSREAGHPLQCTMEEA; translated from the coding sequence ATGTTTCTCATGAGTCGCAAACCTAAAAATCCCGCTACAGGCATATCGAGTAATCCATATGCCGAAGACACTATTCTTCTCGAAAAGCAGGTTGAGCAAGTTAAAGCGCCTTCGATGTACAAAGTTTTACTCTTGAATGATGACCACACGCCAATGGAATTTGTGGTGATGGTCATTCAGGAGTATTTTGATAAAGATCATGAAACAGCTACACGCATCATGTTGCAGGTTCATTTAGTTGGTAAAGGTGTTTGCGGGATTTTTACCCGCGATGTTGCTGCCACCAAAGTGCATCAAGTTATTGAACTCTCCCGTGAAGCGGGCCACCCACTACAGTGTACTATGGAGGAAGCATGA
- a CDS encoding VTT domain-containing protein, with product METLLQISDLLLHIDKHLDVVIQQYGPWAYGLLFAIVFAETGLVIAPFLPGDSLLFIAGAYCATEHFNIWTLCIGLLIAAVAGNTVNYFIGRWIGKRVFSSQSRWIDQGALLKTHAFYEKHGGKTIILARFLPIIRTFAPFIAGVSEMNFSRFQFFNITGAALWVFGLVIAGYFFGNIPIIRQNLNVIVLVGVGAAAVPVLFAALYKIFQRKKN from the coding sequence ATGGAAACCCTTTTGCAAATCAGTGATTTATTACTACATATTGATAAACATCTGGATGTGGTGATACAGCAATACGGCCCTTGGGCATACGGCCTCTTATTTGCCATTGTTTTTGCAGAGACGGGTTTAGTAATTGCACCATTTTTGCCGGGCGACTCTCTTTTGTTCATTGCGGGCGCTTATTGCGCTACCGAGCATTTCAATATTTGGACCTTATGCATTGGTTTATTAATTGCGGCAGTAGCTGGTAATACGGTGAACTATTTCATTGGTCGCTGGATTGGAAAAAGAGTCTTTAGTAGTCAATCGCGCTGGATTGATCAGGGTGCCTTATTAAAGACACATGCTTTCTATGAAAAGCATGGTGGTAAGACCATTATCCTTGCCCGTTTCTTGCCAATCATTCGAACTTTTGCGCCCTTTATTGCAGGTGTATCGGAAATGAATTTTTCACGTTTCCAGTTTTTTAATATCACCGGCGCTGCACTATGGGTTTTTGGACTAGTGATTGCTGGCTATTTCTTTGGAAATATTCCTATTATTCGGCAGAATCTGAACGTGATCGTATTAGTTGGTGTAGGCGCGGCTGCTGTACCAGTTTTATTTGCAGCGCTTTACAAGATTTTTCAGCGTAAGAAAAACTAA